One Actinomycetota bacterium genomic window, CTGACGTGACGTGAGCCCGCCAGCTCGAGCGCACTGGTTCGAGCCGCTGGCCGAGTTCATGGGACCGGCCTACCTCCGGTACTCCTTCACCAAGGGGACCGAGCAGGAGGTCGGGTTCCTCGTCGATGCCCTCGGCCTGCAGCCCGGGCACCGCGTGCTCGACGTGGGGTGCGGCCCGGGCCGCCACGCGAACGCGCTCGCCCGGCGCGGCATCGAGGTCGTCGGTATCGACATCTCGCAGACCTTCGTCGACCTCGCCACCGCCTCGGCGCCCGCCGGCGCGTCGTTCGTGCGCGCGGACGCCCGCCGGCTCGACTACGACGGTGAGTTCGACGTTGCCCTGTCGCTGTGCCAGGGCGGCTTCGGGCTGGTGCACGACGACGAGGACGACGACCGGGCGGTGCTCGACGGCATGTCCCGGGCGGTGCGACCGGGTGGTCGGGTGGCGCTCAGCGCGTTCTCGGGCTACTTCGCGGTGCGCTTCCTCGAGGCGGACGACGTCTTCGACGCCGCCACCGGGGTGAACGTCGAGCACACCACCGTGCGCAACGAGGCGGGGGAGGAAGCGAGCTTCGAGCTCAGCACGTCGTGCTACACACCGCGTGAGCTGCGCCTGCTCGCCACCGCGGTCGGCCTGCGCGTCGAGCACGTGTGGTCGGTGACACCGGGTGCGTATCGAGC contains:
- a CDS encoding class I SAM-dependent methyltransferase, with the translated sequence MGPAYLRYSFTKGTEQEVGFLVDALGLQPGHRVLDVGCGPGRHANALARRGIEVVGIDISQTFVDLATASAPAGASFVRADARRLDYDGEFDVALSLCQGGFGLVHDDEDDDRAVLDGMSRAVRPGGRVALSAFSGYFAVRFLEADDVFDAATGVNVEHTTVRNEAGEEASFELSTSCYTPRELRLLATAVGLRVEHVWSVTPGAYRAAAPDLEQPEYLLVAERPGGTIPRR